DNA sequence from the Penicillium psychrofluorescens genome assembly, chromosome: 3 genome:
AtagaaaggagaaagaaagaagagctgaCGGgccaggcggaggagaggcTATGAGTGAATGTCCATTGGCTGCGGGAGGAAAAAAAGCTCGGACAAACCGGACAAACAAACGGCCCAACCTCTTTTTATCCCCgaccctcttcttctctctctcttcatcTCTTATTCCGCCTCCCCTTCTTGCCAACCCATCATGTCTCGCGAAGGGATCAATCCCTTGCGGCCCTACTATATCCCTCCCTCCGGTCTATCGCCCGCCAACGCCCCGACCGAGGTGACGTCGGCGTCATCAACCCAGGTCTTTGGCAGCACGGCGCGCGACCTCGTCCCGGACTTGGACTATGGCGACTACCTCGACTCGTCATCGTCCGTGTCCGACTGGGCTCGAGATGTGCTAAATCGGGCAATCCTTCGTTATACACACGTCCTGACGGCGCAGCCCTTCGATGTCGCCAAAACGATTCTGCAGGTGTACGTCGCACCTGATGCAGCGGACGAGTGGGAGTCCGATCCGAGGTCCACCCAAGGCTCTCGACCCGGTGATTACGACTCGGTATGGTCTGATCAGCATGCTGGTATCGCGCAGAGACTAACATTTGCTCGCAGGACCCCGAATCGTCTGATGATGAGAGCAGTTACTTCACCTCTGGtgcgccatcaacaccatcaCGGACCCCGCGGTCTCGCCGGGCACGGCACCGCATCACCGACCGCAGCGGCTATATTCGACCGGACTCGGCCTCGTCTCCCAAACATGCGTTGACGATCCGGAACCCCAACTCCTTGATGGAGGTGCTTTCCCAGCTCTGGACCAGCGGCGGACCAAGCTCCCCCTGGAAGGCCTCCAACGCCACATTTATCTACTCGCTCCTCCTGCCCACCCTCAACACATTCATCCGCAGTCTTTTGTCCGCCATCGTGGGTCTTCCGGAGGAGGACATCTCATCGTCCATGGCAGCCGACATCCTGACTGCGGCCTCGCCCATGGCAACACTCATCCTTTCTTTCAtttcatcctcgctctccgCCATGCTCCTCTCCCCAATCGACACGGCGCGCACATTCCTAATGCTCACGCCGGCCACACACGGGCCCCGGTCACTCATCCGCGCCATCCGCCAGCTCCCCACCCCCAACTGTACCATCCCGCCGCACCTCGTCCCCATTACCATCCTACACTCCAGTCTACCGAATTTCATCACCACCTCGACCCCGCTCATCCTCAAATCCTACCTATCAATTGAccccctcctccacccgTCTATGTGGAATCTCTTCGCCTTCCTCAGCTCCGGTCTCGAGCTCGCCGTGCGATTCCCCCTCGAGACCGtcctccgccgcgcccaGATCGCCACATACACCTCGCTGAGTCTACGCCAGAAAtccgccggcggcagcatTCGCAGTGCCTCGTTTGACGCATCAGACGTTGAGACTATCATCCCCACCCCGCGTACCTACCGTGGCATTGTTGGAACTATGTGGCACATAGTCCACGAGGAGGGCGTCAGTGTCAACCCGTCCGAGGCTGCGCGCGCACACGAGCTTCTCGGCAGACCTGCGCCGCAGCACCTTCAGAAACGCCAGCAGGGACAAGGCATCGGGGGCCTGTATCGTGGCTGGCGTGTTGGGATGTGGGGGATTGCTGGCATTTGGGGCGCCAGCCTGCTCGGCGGGATGGCCGGTGgcagtgaagaagaagtcaCAATGAAAGGCGGACATGGCCGCTCCAGCGGTGGCCGCTTTTGATCAGACTTTTGTATAAACCCTAATTCGTTCTTTTCGGGAACATCAGTGAGAGAGTGGTGAGCATATTTGTTTTCCGATTGGTTCCTACCCGTCTTCGTTCTGCAGAGAAAAAGCACGTTTGCGCTTTTCTCGTGTATCCCGATGTCGGGAGGATTGGGAGATGTGGTCCTCGGCCTGTCACGCCGCTCATGTATTGTTTTCCCTATGTCTCTCTTTCTTATACCCCCTGAATTGGATGCGTGTATCTATCTCTGTATATAATAGAaatctctctcccttctcctttctccaAGCGCTATTCCCTCACTCCAAGTCCTTTTGGACCATAAGAATACCGTAGAGACATGTACTTAATATCATTTCATTCATGCAAATCACATTGTATACATGACAAATAAAACAAAAGACGCCGCTAAGACCAGACCATCTGTCTAAGGGGCCAAACCAGTAGAATCACCACAGAACGGGTCACCGACCATGTTCATATCGGTCAGGATTGGTATGAGAAACAAGGGAAACAATGATGCTTTTTGAGGGACAAATGTAACGGGCGTGTTGTGTTGGATGTTCAAAGAAACGAGGTTCAATGTAGGATGTAGAAGAATAATGAGACACGACCGTCTGATAGAGCAGGGATGGTCGATGTGTGGGTATCAAAAAAAGCTTGACCAAGAAATGGACAAGCtcaggagaaagaaaaagaaaaggaaacGACAAGCTCTATTTCTCAGCAAATCGCCGGTCAAAGTAGCGTAGCACACCCATCACGCTAGCAGCCTCGACCTCCATCGCAGCGCGATCGCGGCCATCTGGTGCCACGGGGAGATCGCGTGGGTGAGGAAGAGTATTCAGCTTAGGCAGCCAAGTGGAAATGTCATCGCTGGCACGCGAGAAATTCGGGTGTCGGGAAAGAGTTGTGAATGCGTCCGCACAGGTCAGGGTTAGGGATGGCGAAGCGGACTTGGGAGCGGCAGAGAGCGCAGGGATGGGCCCGAGGTTGTTACGGttggtggtcgtggtggcgGGGGCATTGCTGCCGCGGGACATGCAACAGCCGCCGTCGGCTCCCTttccgccgcagcagcctcctcccGTTGGAGTTCCGCTCGCTGACCGGGAGGCTGCCAGCGTTTTGCAAAAAAGGGTGCTGCGCGGGTCAGCGAGGCACTGGGCGCAGGTACCGGGGCCGTTGGCGCAGGGGTGGGTTGCTTGGCTGATTGGTGGGAGGGTGACTTCGGAGCGGACGTCACCGTCTGATGGGGGAGGTGTGAACTGGGAGAGAGACTGAATGGGTGCGAGACGTGGGTTCTCGAAGGAGCTGCGCCGGCCGCGAGGCTGTTCCTGTGCGGCCATTTCAGCGCAGATGCATGGCGTGCCGTCCTGGCAGAACCCGCAGGGGTCGACGGGTGGCGAAGATGTattgttgttattgttggAGTGGGAGTTGTTAGATCCTGAGTTTGTttgagcaggagcagcggcaAAGCGAGATGTAAAATcaatctccatctcctccgggTCCGGCTTGATGTCGGGCGCGGCGTTGGCATTACCCACACCGTGAGGCCGGTGCTTCGAGTGAGAGGACTCGTGCGAGTCAATCGGCATGGCAAACGCATCTTCAATACACTGGCAGTGTGTCGACGAGCAGTTACTGCACCCCAACGGGACGTTCTCTTGTCCTCCTTTCCTGTTGTGGTCAGGGCTGGTTGGCTGCACATCTTCCATGCGGGAGCTCCGCGTCGAAGGACGCGACCGCGGCGGCAAAGGCACAGAGTCTGGTATGGCCGAGGATTTTCCGGCATTGGGGACGGTGATGGAGGAGCGGAATTCTTTCACGAGAGTCTCCTTGGCGCTTCGTTCGATGGAcacttccttctccaaagcATGGGATCGATCCCGCCACCAATTCATTTCCTCACGGCACTGTTCCACCTCTCGCGACAGATTGCCAATCTGCTCATTTAATCCGGCCACACGATTATCATGGTCGTCTTCGATCTCTTTGATCTGTTCCTCAAGTTCGCAGACACGGGCAGCACGGCGTTCGCGGAATGCCCTCTGAGCCGCCCGATTCTGGGCTTTACGCTTGGTGGGCGGCGTGTCCGTGGCCGGCTTCCGGCCTGGCTTGGGGCGGGGTGGAATCACCCATTCTTTAGACGTTACCGAGCCGGGAGTGGTCACTCCCGGCGAGGGTGCTGCCGATGGTGCCCTGGAGGCTAAAGAGGGCGCCGGTGCGAGGGCCAATGGTGGGGGTGCCCCGGCCACTGGAGCAGGCGTGATGGACACGCCTGTAGTGGCCATGACTGTAATAATGTCCTATGGCCGTAACAGTTGCTGGATTATGGTCAGCACGGAGGGGTTGGAATGGGTGGTGGGTGAGTCGGGCGGACGCACGATGCGGTCGGTCACTTTCGGAAATGGGCTCGGACGGCCGGCAAGCGAGTAGCCGCACAGAAAGCAGCAGGGGAGAATACTCTAGGAACCCTCTGCAAATTCTGCTAGGCAGGAGTATAGCCTTACAGATAATAAGGGGGGAAGccgaaaaaaagaacgaTGTGAGGGAAAACCGAAAGTCAAAGAAGTCGGGGGGAGGAATGAGAGAATTATCAGATCGTTGCGCTTATCAGATCTTTTAGTttgggaggaaaaggagCGGGCGAATGGATGGTCCGGTTTCGGCCGTCGTCCTAACCCTATCCACAAGGAGTGGATGCCTCAGTATTAGAACTCCTCAGCCTTAGAACTACAATGCCATCACCATTACCCATCTATTATTCTCATTAGCTCCTACAGCGGACTTGGTCGGCTGCCTCCCACCCATGGAAGGCAGCCCTCCTAACCACTCCTAACAAACCCCCTTGGCTCCGATCTCCGCTCCATTACTGAATAGAAATGACCCCCAGCCAATCATGACGACCCGGCTGGCCCCAAAAGTTCTCCCCAATGGCAATTCGTCCACGGTGAGAGGATGGATCGACAGCGCCGAGAAAATCCATGTAGTCGGCAGACCCTAATTCCGGTGCTTATCAGATCGTAAGACTTACTCCTTCGGGCCATCGAGCGGATTGTGATCCACTTCTTGCGGATCAATGATGCTGGAAGGCACAAATGGCGTCCTTACGACCTTAGGGACCTTTGGGTCTCTGAAGTCACTTTCGGTTTCTCGTGGTGGATTGGCTTGGCCTCCCTCCTCCCAAAGCagatcttttttcttttatcAATCAGTGGGGATATGAGCCTTTTCTGCTCATCTCCACGCCGAATAACGGACCAAAATGTGCTCACACGGGCCGATTAGGAAATAGAAATGACGCCATTTGTGTTGTTGGTGATCTTGGCTGTTTGCTGGTCATAGTTAGGGTCAAGCTTTTGCCGATTTCTTAGTCCCTGTCTGAGAGTTGTGGTCCTTTGGTGGCAATTTAAGTGGAGGAGGATTCGCTCAGTTCGGTGATCTCGTCGGTACCTACTTTGCGAGTTTGAGTCAGTCTGGTCACCTTCTTTCACGGAGCCCTCGGCTGAAGCACTCGGCTGGCTGCTAGTAAATCAGCCTTAGAAGGAATCTCTCTGAGACTGGTTTAGCTACACCATGTAAAGGCCCTAGTAGGATGTCAGAGAATTGTTGATTCATGCTTCCCGCTATACTATTCTGCTCCTCTTTCCCCTGTTCACGTTTAACGGTTAGATATTTATTTACTTCTAGACCCCTCCAAACCTACTACTTATATTTTGTGGGACCTGATCTTACTGATTCCTACATATACCATACAACGAGTTTATAGTCGATCAATATTGATCATGTTTATAGTCGATCCCAGACTGGCGTAGGACCTGTGATGGACTTGCCCGTTTCGGCAGCCCTTATCTTTGtccttatcgataagccaACCCCAACCTCCTTGCTTTCCCCTCACGACCAACCTTCAACATGTTCTCTCCTCTAAACATACACTTGTACACTCACCCAGCACCTACAACCATGACCAGAAAACCAGCCCCGACTGTTGGCCTCGACCGGCCATGGGCCTCCCAGCTGTCTGCCCAGCTGCCGgatcctccagctcccaCCGGTGAGGTCCGCCCCGAGGACTACGCGAAACCTTACTGCGACTTCATGACCTCCAACCCGACCATATTCCATGCCGTGAAGTCGTTCTCCAAGCAGCTGGAACAACACGGCTACAAGTATCTCTCCGAGCGCAAGGCCTGGACCTCGGAGTTGAAGCGAGGCGGCAAGTTCTACTGCAGCCGCAATGGCAGCTCACTGATCGCGTTCAATATTGGCCAGGACTACCAGAGCGGCAACGGTATGGGCATCGTGGCTGGTCACGTTGATGCCCTGACAGCCAAGCTGAAGCCCGTCTCCAAGGTGCCCAACAAGGCAGGCTTTGAGCAGCTCGGTGTCGCCCCGTATGCCGGTGGTCTGGGCCCAACTTGGTGGGATCGTGACCTTGGCATTGGCGGCCGGGTTCTGGTTCGCGACCCGGAGTCTggcaaggtcgagatcaagctggtcaagtTGGATTGGCCAATTGCTCGGATCCCTACTCTGGCACCTCATTTTGGGTCTGTTGCGAATGGACCATTCAACCAGGAGACGCAGATGGTGCCTGTCATTGGTATTGACAACTCGGACCTGTTTGAGCACCAGCCACCGACCGCGTCTTCGGACATTAAGCCAGGGTCCTTTGCTTCCACTCAGCCCGAGAAGCTGGTCAAGATAATCTCCAAGGAGATCGGAGTCACCGACTACAGCACGATTGTCAGCTGGGAGCTGGAGCTATTCGATagccagccagcccagcTTGGTGGGCTGGAGAAAGACTTCATTTTCGCTGGCCGGATTGACGACAAGCTTTGCTGCTATGCTGCGCAGGAGGCACTTATAGCATCTTCGGACAGCACATCCACCGGCACCGTCAAGATGGTTGGCATGtttgacgacgaagagatTGGAAGCTTGCTGCGACAAGGAGCCCGCTCGAACTTCATGAGCAGCGTCATGGAGCGCATCACCGAGGCCTTTGCCACGGACGCCTACGGTCCCAACCTCTTCTCACAGACCGTGGCCAACAGCTTCCTGGTTTCATCCGATGTCATTCATGCGGTCAACCCCAATTTCCTTAACGTCTATCTGGAGAACCACGCCCCTCGTCTCAACGTTGGTGTGACGGTGTCGGCCGACTCTGATGGCCACATGACGACGGACAGCGTCAGCCTTGCGATCATGAACCGCGTCGCCGACCGCTGCGGCTCAAAGCTGCAGGTTTTCCAAATTCGCAACGATTCGCGCAGCGGCGGTACTATCGGACCTATGACCAGTGCTCGCATTGGTATGCGGGCCATTGACTGCGGTATTCCTCAGCTGAGCATGCACAGCATCCGTGCAACCACGGGGTGCCTCGACCCTGGGTTGGGAGTCAAATTGTTCAAGGGCTTTTTTGATCACTTTGAGGAGGTGGATAAAGAGTTTGCTGATTTCTAAAGCCTGCAAGCTTCGGGCTAGACCTAGACCATGTTGATTTTAGATTTCGTTTGCACGGGTCTCAATTCATAGCGGGCGGCCTAGATTCTTGATTTCTGGGTAGTTAGGATCTGACAATAGCGTAATTTTATGTGCTCtattgttttttttttctttttttgtgaAATGTGTCTAAATTTGTTTCAAAGGATACAAGAGGCTACCACGCAAAAGAACATTGAaaatgaaaacaaaaagaacaaacTTTCCGGTTTGAGCAGTTCGTAAGCCTTCCAAAGAGTGTAGTAGTCCAGAAGAGAAACCCAATACAGGATCTCGCCATTCTCCCTGGACACCGGCAACGGTTTGACACAGATCTTTCATTGTAGCATGGGCACGAAGGCCTAGGCAATCATTTGCGACGCGAAGACGATGAGTCCGATGCTCCACAGTGGTCGTCATCCTTCTGCTCATGAACAACAGACATCTTGGTATCGCGGCTCTTTTCATACTTGTACCAGCTGCCTCGGCCATGGTTGAAGTTGCCGCTGGGCGTCAAAGTCAACAACCTCTCCGGGTCACCGGCTCCATACTCCGGGTCCTCGGCTGGTGCACCTAGTGACGCATCGCCATGCCACTGTCCGGAAATGTGCCGCGTTGACATACGATGGGAGTCGTAGGTAGGCTGGCTGCCGTTGAAGCTGCTCATCATGTGCGGGAACAGGCGGGCGAGAAGTGGCTTGAGGGTTGGGAGACAGGCACAGATGATTCCTGTGTTGCATTCAATTGCAGACCAGGATGCCGCACCGACGTTGTCATCTAGTGGTGATATACAGGTTAGCTATTGGTTTGGAAGACGATACGGTACACATACAGGTTGGATCTGAAGAATCTGCGATCTTCTTCAAGGCAGTCAGACGAACGATACTGGTGACGCAGACACTGATAGCCAATACTTGTTAGCTTTCCATATATTAATGCGTGGAGTATAAACTTACAAGCTTCCCAAGGCAAACATAACCATGAGTGCGATCTTCTGTTTCCGCGGTAGATCAATTGCCATCAGCGCCGGGATGGGAATGATCAAAATAGCAAAGTCCGTAGTGATATGCATGCTTGCATTAGAGAACCACAGACCAGGCTTGCTGAGACAAAAGCCCGGGATGGAGCTATCCCAGAATTTGGCGACGGGGACGCAATTCAGGAACGCGCTGATCACGGCCCAGGTCCCGTAGATGCCTAGGATGGCGATCATGACCCAGCAGATGACTCGCATGCGGTGCGTGGGGAACACGCGAAGATATTGCATCAGGATTGACGCTTTGGCGCAGAGAACAGCGGCGTTGTAGAACGGGATGGTGAGCCAGAAGGCCTTTGCTTTTCGGTCAGAATGTAATTGCTGATGGTTGAATCTATATTCACCTTCATTTGTCTCTCTAGGATGTTCGGTGGGATCATTTTTATGTGCATA
Encoded proteins:
- a CDS encoding uncharacterized protein (ID:PFLUO_005604-T1.cds;~source:funannotate), producing the protein MATTGVSITPAPVAGAPPPLALAPAPSLASRAPSAAPSPGVTTPGSVTSKEWVIPPRPKPGRKPATDTPPTKRKAQNRAAQRAFRERRAARVCELEEQIKEIEDDHDNRVAGLNEQIGNLSREVEQCREEMNWWRDRSHALEKEVSIERSAKETLVKEFRSSITVPNAGKSSAIPDSVPLPPRSRPSTRSSRMEDVQPTSPDHNRKGGQENVPLGCSNCSSTHCQCIEDAFAMPIDSHESSHSKHRPHGVGNANAAPDIKPDPEEMEIDFTSRFAAAPAQTNSGSNNSHSNNNNNTSSPPVDPCGFCQDGTPCICAEMAAQEQPRGRRSSFENPRLAPIQSLSQFTPPPSDGDVRSEVTLPPISQATHPCANGPGTCAQCLADPRSTLFCKTLAASRSASGTPTGGGCCGGKGADGGCCMSRGSNAPATTTTNRNNLGPIPALSAAPKSASPSLTLTCADAFTTLSRHPNFSRASDDISTWLPKLNTLPHPRDLPVAPDGRDRAAMEVEAASVMGVLRYFDRRFAEK
- a CDS encoding uncharacterized protein (ID:PFLUO_005603-T1.cds;~source:funannotate), which produces MSREGINPLRPYYIPPSGLSPANAPTEVTSASSTQVFGSTARDLVPDLDYGDYLDSSSSVSDWARDVLNRAILRYTHVLTAQPFDVAKTILQVYVAPDAADEWESDPRSTQGSRPGDYDSDPESSDDESSYFTSGAPSTPSRTPRSRRARHRITDRSGYIRPDSASSPKHALTIRNPNSLMEVLSQLWTSGGPSSPWKASNATFIYSLLLPTLNTFIRSLLSAIVGLPEEDISSSMAADILTAASPMATLILSFISSSLSAMLLSPIDTARTFLMLTPATHGPRSLIRAIRQLPTPNCTIPPHLVPITILHSSLPNFITTSTPLILKSYLSIDPLLHPSMWNLFAFLSSGLELAVRFPLETVLRRAQIATYTSLSLRQKSAGGSIRSASFDASDVETIIPTPRTYRGIVGTMWHIVHEEGVSVNPSEAARAHELLGRPAPQHLQKRQQGQGIGGLYRGWRVGMWGIAGIWGASLLGGMAGGSEEEVTMKGGHGRSSGGRF
- a CDS encoding uncharacterized protein (ID:PFLUO_005605-T1.cds;~source:funannotate) translates to MTRKPAPTVGLDRPWASQLSAQLPDPPAPTGEVRPEDYAKPYCDFMTSNPTIFHAVKSFSKQLEQHGYKYLSERKAWTSELKRGGKFYCSRNGSSLIAFNIGQDYQSGNGMGIVAGHVDALTAKLKPVSKVPNKAGFEQLGVAPYAGGLGPTWWDRDLGIGGRVLVRDPESGKVEIKLVKLDWPIARIPTLAPHFGSVANGPFNQETQMVPVIGIDNSDLFEHQPPTASSDIKPGSFASTQPEKLVKIISKEIGVTDYSTIVSWELELFDSQPAQLGGLEKDFIFAGRIDDKLCCYAAQEALIASSDSTSTGTVKMVGMFDDEEIGSLLRQGARSNFMSSVMERITEAFATDAYGPNLFSQTVANSFLVSSDVIHAVNPNFLNVYLENHAPRLNVGVTVSADSDGHMTTDSVSLAIMNRVADRCGSKLQVFQIRNDSRSGGTIGPMTSARIGMRAIDCGIPQLSMHSIRATTGCLDPGLGVKLFKGFFDHFEEVDKEFADF
- a CDS encoding uncharacterized protein (ID:PFLUO_005606-T1.cds;~source:funannotate) gives rise to the protein MSLLQLRDGLFQRDHGHPYMSSRGAQEMAVSIIFTMLASCFVAARLYTRISLMKRMEKNDWMVVIALTNSFIFMGLDIIEATSGMGMHIKMIPPNILERQMKAFWLTIPFYNAAVLCAKASILMQYLRVFPTHRMRVICWVMIAILGIYGTWAVISAFLNCVPVAKFWDSSIPGFCLSKPGLWFSNASMHITTDFAILIIPIPALMAIDLPRKQKIALMVMFALGSFVCVTSIVRLTALKKIADSSDPTYDNVGAASWSAIECNTGIICACLPTLKPLLARLFPHMMSSFNGSQPTYDSHRMSTRHISGQWHGDASLGAPAEDPEYGAGDPERLLTLTPSGNFNHGRGSWYKYEKSRDTKMSVVHEQKDDDHCGASDSSSSRRK